atttttttgccatccagcaccggatatctaacagacaatcttctaaccgagataggagtgatgtatcatcagggttaactgtgtatcatctgcataacaatgaaacccaacaccatgatttctaataatgttaccaagcggtagcatgtatagggtaaacagtagtgggcccaatACTGATctctgtgggacaccgtatgtgactttggtggccttggatgattcgttgttcacatgtgcatactgatagcaatcagttaaatatgagcggaaccaagagagtgctgtccctgtaatgccaactacaccttctaaccggtccaagaggatattatggtccacagtatcaaatgctgccgTTAAATCTaataataccaacagcgatataaagccacggtcagaagccataagtaaatctttcattactttgactagagcagtttctgtgctatggtttggtctaaagccagactgatataattcattagtattatttttttgtaggaaagaagacaactgacgaactacaaccttttccattatctttgaaatgaaaggaagatttgagatcgGTCTATAGTctcctaaaacactaggttcaagatttggtttctttaggacgggtctaataacagccattttaaaaggtttgaaacatatccaagcttaagagatgagtttaacacatttaacagggtattgctaatctgcggtgcaatttccttgaagaattttgtaggaattgggtctatgagaCTTGTAGAGGATTTATTTGCCTTCCTCCTGCAGAGCGCAGTCAATGACATTGTAACTGGAGTGCAACATTACCAAACTTCATTGCTGGTCAGTTTGAAAAATCAGATGGCAGTGGCACTCCAGAGACATTCAGAAGTAACTGATCAACTGCTTAGTGAGGCAATAGACATTTTTGATCATTTTGAAGACCCACTTGCTAAAGTTTCCACTACATATATGCAAAGATCATATATCAGCTGTCAAAGAGCTGTTTGGGGTAGTTGAAGCAAAAGAAATAGAAATTGCTAAGGCTGCATGCTATAAAAGACAAGTTTCATCTCGTGCTCTGACTATTAAATCTCAGTGTTTTTACTATATATACTGTTTGCAAACACTGAATTTGTCTTTTGATGACAGATCATGGATGGGCCCTATTGGGGTTCTTTCCTGCAACTATTGATTACTAGCTTACATCTTTACCACATCACACCAACAGATTGCTtatcaacagaaataaaaagacATTACTGAACCTTGAATTGCAACCTTGCATGTGATAgaacacaaatatataaaaatgttaaaaattttcccccataattaaaaaaaagtatataaatatgaaCACTTGACTAAGAAGGGGGCTTTGGGTACACAATTCCTTACCTTTGCATTTCTTGTTGAACTGTGTTTGGCCTACTGACAGCCTGGCCAACcccaaaggaagcactggtacCAGGTTGAGGTGCCACGATGGGAGAACTGTTGGAATTCCCCTGTGCTTGAGGATTGCTATGCTTTTGGATGCAGCTAAGCAGATTCCTTACAGCACTTTCTATTTCTGAAATCTGctcctgtaaaaagaaaacttaagtgcatttacattaaatgcgacaacaacaataataataacaataaatttaattattagCAAGAAGTGACCCACCCCACACGAATGGTACAGTGTAATGATTCTATTACAAAAAGGTTGGTCACGAAGTATCTTGTCTTGTATTTTTTATCAGTACTCACGGTGGGATGTTTAAAAACACTGATCattaaaatgcagatatttttcttatttttcagaatCTTTCATGTTATCTTGAAAAACATGCTTAATGCATTGTAAAAACTGTCATTTtcataaacataataaacatttaGGCAATTATTGTactatgtacatttatttaacaatttAATTAACTAAAAATACATGAGAAGGCACTTATATATTTTAACTTTGCAGTTATATATAACAGTCTCTGACTAACAATCCTGAATGTatagaaaaatattaaaaaataaaaacttaccTTCGGATTGTTCGATTCAGCCATCGCGATCGATCGACAACGACGacgaccaccaccaccaccgaaaTGGCGCGAGCTGCTCTGTGTAGTAACGACATTGCTGCGCTTTTACTGatatataaaaaccagtaaaactaatgacatttcataaaaatattttccaatcgttttaaaaaaatagctgatacatatacatacaaatgTTTGCATTGTGGCTGGCGTTGTTCATTGGTAAGGCATCGACCAATAAAATGACTTTATTCCcaccccagccccgcccccgacTCTGCTCTCTCAAGTTTGCATTTACAAGTGCACGAGTGAGTTTTGCTACAGGAATATCGCAAAAAGAGTAGCAAAAGTCAAAGCGCTAGGATTTGAGGTTGTACTGCCAGATCTGAGAGGTTGTGAGTGCCGACTTGTGGTTGTACAGCGAAACTGAAGTAAAGcgcaaagataaatgtgtagtaCACAATTGTGCCTGTCATTTTGTTTATGCGAATGACACTTTACACATTtgtaactattaatctgcaACTTCGAATTCAAAACACAGGTGTTCTGagtattgtctgtgtgtgcaaatTGATAGATGCAGCTTTTCACATCAGAGCTGTGAGTATAAATTTCaacttacaaatacaaatattaattttacaagTTCTCACATTCAAATTAGCAAGCTCTCGAGTTTTGCTactgttttaccttcatagTCATCCACTTCTGTAATAATTGTTACTGCACTGTAAAACATTACAGCCCAATTAAGCTACAAgaacttatttaatttttttaactcCAATTGCCTTGAAAAGTTTTGGATATTGAACTCAAGTTTATACATTTTCAACTTAAACTTAAAATAATCAATTGTTTTGACTGCTTCTGATTTTTGTCAGTGATTTCAATGTTAACTTAACTCATGTCTGTAAGTTTTAAGCTTAAAAAGTAAGGGGAGGCGTAACGTCAAGAAAACGCGTGTTTTTGATAACGGTCCACGAAAAGAGGCGGGCAAAGAGCAACTGAACAATAAATCTTTTAGTGAGTTAGGGTGCGTTAAGTTTCTCTGCGGAGAAAGAACGTTGGCAGGAGGTGAGtctgcatattttttttcttaaaattctGTTCTTGAGTTTGTGTTGATTAGCATTGAAATAATGTCGtggttttttgttgttttgaaaAGGGAAAGATAGTCATAGCTCATTCATTCCCTCAAACGGTAAAGTAGTTTAATAAACCACTAAAGCATTTCGCGATTATTTTAAGTAGGCAGGCATGTTTTCAGATtatctttaaaaatacaaaaagtacAAATTCCCTAAATGCTTGTAACATTACTGGAATAAAAAATAGAACAAAATATGTCTGAGCACCATGTTATCTTGCAAGTAAGCGTTAGCTAATAAAATTTCAGGGGCCGGTTGCACAAACACCTTCCGTTTTTCTTTTAAGTCGAGGCTAATTACTCCCGGGTATTTAGGTCCGAACATAACCAACTTAAGTTTTTacttgctttttcatttttcaaatgTTAGTTTTGCAAAACATCTGTTTAAGAGCGATCACAGTAATTTATAGTATGAGCATATTTTTGCTTAAATTAAATTTTGATTAACCTAATCATTTTAAAGTGATAATGTACTGccagtttattttttgtttcttctTTCGGATTTCGTCAAGCAGGGTCTTTCATGAAGTGAAGAGCGAGCGGGTAAGCAGGCGCATGGAGCCGGAGGTTCGGGGAAACAGGACTTTTAATAAGGACGAGGGCAAACAGGAAGCAACGACACGTAACataacaatgactgatctggggatgactgactctgacaaggactaaatacactagacaagctgagggaaacgagcaacaggtgagatccatcagggaagaacacgaggtaatgaggggggcgtggcacacatcgggatagTACAGAGCGggacgtgacagaacccccccccaaaggcgcgcacaccgggcgcgccagaggagaggcgacggacgagacaaaacgggaaaacaggacctggaaaacaaagcagaacgtcaaccaaaaacagggaacagaacggagacgcagaacaaCAACAGGGatgagaagaaagacaagacacgacacaagacagggaaggcggacagacaaaccaggaagggagacacccAGGGGCTAAGGGAACGGGAcaagggagtgacggaggggacacggagggagcaggagggaacaccagtgaaggcaggcaggagggggaagccgcggcaggcggagacGCAGctggagccggcgaaggcgccgtccgacgctcagccggagcaggggggcccggaggcgggaccgaggaccagcaccgaggatccagggggggacccggaggggaccgccgaccccgagccacagccaggggccgaacgggcgaaccagggggcagggcgggcgggacccgggcccgacgcctatgtccctgtcccttacgggacaccgaaaggcggggtcctggggggcgttggccttgccggggtaagggcgagggagtcaggagggaggacaGTGCCGGGCGGAAaagagtcagggcctctaaggaggcaacaggcggggcagccggagccgcgggcgtggccgcaggcggggcagccagagccgcgggcgtggccgcaggcggggcagccagggccgcgggcaggactggagaggcggccacaggcagggccgcgggcaggacaggcgagacaggcagttcaggtgggAGCACCTTGGTGGGTGCCTCTGACGTgagaccagcagggggcgccacggcgggTGCCagcatcacgcggccagcagggggcgccacggcgggtgccaccatcacgcggccagcagggggcgcctcggcgggtgccgccatcacgcggccagcagggggcgccgcggcgggtgccgccatcacgcggccagcagggggcgcatccgcGGCCACCTCCGGCAGTGCCGCAgacagagcggtggcagctgcagggactgcaggcaaagtaggcaggacaggcgggtcaagcaggacaggcgggtcaggctgtgccgctggcatcgcggcagctgcagcagacggtgctgcaggcagatcggcggccgCTGCAGCAgacggtgctgcaggcagatcagcggcagcagcaacaggcggtgctgcaggcagatcggcggcagcagcaggcagcgcagccgcgggcaggtcggcggaggcagcaggcggcgtggccggcaggtccggatcggacaggtccggagcaggcaggacaggcgggtcaggcggtgccgcgggcagagaggcggcagcagcaggcgttgccgcgggcatTAGGGAGCAGGCACCCAGGAAGAGCGTTGTCTCTCCCTCATGCTGCGCTCTGCGAGGCTTTCGCCGCTTCCTTCCGGAGCGGCGGGGGTGAGCGGCCGAAGCCGCTTCAAGCTCAGTCTTGCGCTGTTTGGTGGAGGTTGGAGCCCTTGCCGTCTTGCTAGCGACGGGGAAGGAGGCAGGCGGTGAGTCGGGGggcgctctctccctcagctaCTGTAGGTGTCTTCCCACCTTcgcctgcagctgctcctcaccgatctcatccctctttctcatgaGCCTCCAACATTTCTCCACTAACGGGTGGGCCActggatccccctgaagttccAGCATGTTGGTCCAGTGGATCACCTCTTCGTCGGTCGAGAGGTCCCTCCCGACAGCGCTGAGCTTGGTTGggagatcagtcattctgtcacgatccacGGTGAGCGAGCGGGTAAGCAGGCGCACGGAGCCGGAGGTTCGGGGAAACAGGACTTTTAATAAGGACGAGGGCAAACAGGAAGCAACGACACGTAACataacaatgactgatctggggatgactgactctgacaaggactaaatacactagacaagctgagggaaacgagcaacaggtgagatccatcagggaagaacacgaggtaatgaggggggcgtggcacacatcgggacgTGACATGTACCTTCTTGGAGCCAAGTGACATTAACAAATACTTCACTCACCTGAAGATTCatttaagaaacaaaaaagTTGTTAAATGTCCATTCCAAGTTTGCTTTTTTAAGTCTAGCGTGCTGTCAACATTCACTGCTCACAGAAGTCGCAATCATAAGTCTTCCACCTTAGAAAATTTCAGAACAAAGCTTTTGGTGAACAGCACACTTTTGGAAAGTTTAGCAGAAGACGATTTTGTTTCAGACACTGAAAATTTACTTGTATGTGATTTTTTACCCGAAGCTGAACCTAGGCTAGAAAATGGAGATGCCATTCATAGTCAGTTGGGTTCTTTATTTCTCCGCATGCAAGCACTTTTACATGTTTCAAATTCAGCAGTACAGGAAATAATTGatgagttattttgcattggaGAATTTGCACATCaaaatataaagactgtcaTTGATACAGTTTTGAAAGACAATAATTGTATAGTGGATGATTCTGTTGTTACTTTATTGACTGAAGAAATACATACTTTGAACCCACTCAAATTGCTCTCCAGGAAGGGGCCTCTTGGCACAGAGCGCAAAAGGCAGTCATTTTATAGAAAGAACTTTACTGTTATTGATCCAGTTGAGTATGTCTTAAatgcacaagaaaaaaaacacacttttgtTTATGTACCAATTTTAGATTTGCTGAGTAAACTGTTGGAAAGAAATGAGGTAATTCAAACACTAAGGAGATCCAATCAACAGGAAGGTCATTACAGTTCATTTCAAGATGGACAGtactttaaagaaaataaactgcTATCTGAAGAATTAAGTATAGCTCTTGAACTATATATTGATGATTTTGAAATTTGTAATCCTTTAGGTAGTTCAAAAAAGAAGCACAAAGTTTGTGGTATATATTGGGTGATAGCCAATTTGCCCACAAAATTTAGATCAACGTTAACATCAATATATTTAGCTGTATTATGCAAAACTACAGATTAAAGAATATGGTTACAACAAGGTTCTGGAGCCTCTGATAAGGGATCTTGAGCTTCTTGAGAAAGAAGGTGTGTTTGTTCAGAGTATTGGCTTTAATGTTAAAGGGACAGTTTTGTGCGTGTCTGCAGACAACTTGGGTGCGCACTCACTTGCTGGATTTCAAGAGTGTTTTAATGTTAACAAATTTTGCAGATTTTGTTTGGCAAATCCTGTAGATATTCAGCAGTATGATGTCAGAAGTGGTTTTTTCACTTTGAGAACACCAGCGTTGTATGATGAAGCTGTTAATGTGCTTAAGCAAACTGATGTGTCTTGTGTTGATGGTGTGAAGAAAGACTGTCCTTTAAACAGACTGACCCACTTTCATGCTGCAAAAGGATTTCCACCTGATTTTCTACATGATGCACTGGAAGGAATTGTACCTGTAGAACTCTGCATATGCCAGATCTAATTGCTAAGAAGTACTTTACATTGCATTACCTTAATTATAGAATCTCAACATTCCCCTTTGAATTCTATGACAAAGGTAACAGACCTCAGATAATTCAACCAAACTTTCAAAGATATGGATCTATAGGCCACTGCATTCCAGAGGGTGAAAAAACTTGGCATATAATCCTTGAATTAAAGGACATTGTTGAATTGTTATCCAGCCACTTATTCACAACAGAAACCCTGTGCTACCTACAATCCAAAATCTCTGACCACCGACAGTTACTTTTAGAAGTTTTTCCGTGTACTAAATTGCGCCCTAAACACCATTATATTGAACACTATCCAGAGTTAATCAAGAAATTTGGTCCCTTAATTGAATTTTGGACAATAAGATTTGAGGCTAAACATTCTTTCTTTAAAAAGGTGGTTCGTGATGCTGGTAGTTTCAAAAATATTCTGCACACTTTGGCATTGAGACATCAACTAATGTTGGCATATTATTTGGAGATGCCAAGTATTTTTAAACTAAGCAGCGAAACTGGCCGGGTATCTCTTGTATCTGTGGGAATCTTAGATGTTGCTATCAGAGTGGCTATATGGGACATGTTTGAAGGTCTGGACTCTGTTTCACTCACCTCCACTGTTTATTTAAATGGGACAAAGTATTCAAAAGGAATGGTACTCTCAGTAGGACACACAAGTGGACTGCCTGATTTTGGGAGAGTACTTGAGATCTGTTTAGTGGATGGCAATGTATCTTTCATTATTGAACTGTTCACAGCTGGTTTCTTAGAGCATCTCAGGTGTTACCAGCTCACCAAAAAAGACCCTGCAGTAACTGTGGTCATTGATCCTGACAAGCTGAATGACTTCTTACCCCTGGCCGCATACCTTGTTAAAGGAAAGCTGCTTATAACTCTGAGGACATTCATGACACAATAAGGTATAGTCTGATTAAGGAAGGGGTTCTGAAAGTTCTGAAAGTACAAATACCCATGCTCATTTTATAAAAcccttttatttttactgttttaattcttaaaatttctgtttttaacTTCCATTATTATTACACCCCAGCAACTGTTCAGTAAGTCACTGCTGATAAAATCACAATACTTTTACTGCAGACATGCACTTTTTTTACTTGTATAGTACAATTTCGTGCACCTAcctgcttttattgtttttcatctgCTTTCAGATAGgatgtaatttgtatttttccacTGTAACTGTAAAGTGTGTTTCGTCACTGTGTTAGTTTTTGATGCCTCCAAGATGCTTCTCCGCGTTATTGTGTCAGAAGAAGAAATACGACGTGTCaccctagagcaggggtctccaactccggtcctggagagctactatccagtaggttttctatcctacccagcttctgatgagccacacctgttctcaggtaaataccagggccaggtgtggctcatcagaagccaagtgggacagaaaacctactggatagtagctctccaggaccggagtttgagacccctgccctagaaaGTGTTCCTGAGTCAGTGAAGGAGTTATGTGATGTGCTACGCATAAGTCTGGGTTTGCGAGGAAACTTCATTCTACAGTTTGAAGATCCTGACTTTGGAAATCAGCTCTGCAATTTGACAGACATTAAAGACCTTCCAACTGATCGAGAAACACTGAAAGATTTGTTCACCTTTCCTGAACGAATTTCTGATTCAACATCAGAAACAGCAAGCTTGAGTTCCGCAAGTAGTGCTTCACCAGTGGAATGGCCTAATCCTTTTGCTATTCCAAATTTCTCGCATGATGTTGAACTACAGCTGAGCGTAGCAAATGATGCCTTTGCCAAGGATGGAACATTGATGGTCATCTCCAAGGGTGTTAAAAGTGAAATACTGGACAAACTAGCAGATGTCATATCCAAAATCACTGCCTATCCAAGTAAGCACCAATATGAAAGTGTAGTCACAGTTCTTGTGGCAAAGCATCCTTGTCTGAGGGAGCCGGGTTCTGCCAAAGGATGGTATTGCTGGGTATTCAGCCTAAAATTCAAGATGGGAAATTACCGTCAGAGGTTGATGGCAACTGGATGCCCTGAAGTCCTTGTAAATAAGAGAAAGAGGGGACAGACAAATAGCAAGGCAATCAAAAAGTCAAAGAAGGGAGAGATACACTACTTGCCAGATCCACCAGAAGGACAAAGTGTAGTGAAATCAGAGGAGAATAGGATGACCATGCTCTTAGAGGTGCAGAAGAGTGCTCCAAATTTGCAGCTCCTTGATGAACTGATGATGGCAACATTCTCTCAGCGAAGAAAGGAAATCATTGGTGATGAGCCACCTATCACTGTAGTCATGGACACGTGGCCTGCATTGTTTAATGAGAGACAGGTAACCAGTGCCAACTACTGTAAGACATCCACGGTATTACGGTGAATTACGATGACAtgctatatttgtttatttaaacattaatgtTATCAGATTGCTTGTAATTTGTAGGTGTCATAAATATACTTTAATTTTTGCTGTCTTATTTGTCTTTCAGATAAGTACGGAGTTCCAAAGAATCGTCACTACAGACCTGCTGCAGTCATTCCTGGATGGGCTAGATGACTTGGTGCCAAGTCTCTTAGAACTGTACAAAGCTGGTGTTACATCAAGCAGGAGGCTGACCCTTAGCAGTATTCTACAGTGTCTTCATAAGGAGGCATGTATAGAAATAAACTTGTCAATGTGTACTAAACGGAGGTTGTCAGCCTAAGTAATGTAATGATTTGTATTTGTCTGTACTTGTACTGTACATAGGATACAAACCAGAACAGAAGAACAGCTGCCCTACTTGGTCTTCCGCATTTTTTCTCAGAGGATACTTCTGAGATAATCAGGATGTGTGATGTAAGGAAATTTATTTCCACATTGATAAGACACTGATAATACTGGATTCAGTGCTATTCTATGACTGaaatatgataattataataTCTTAATTATGTGAGTTGATTTTATGCATTATTTCGCAGTGCAGTCCAAATTGTGCTCTGCACCAAATCAAAAGAACATGTGGCCATTAGTCAATTTGAATTCTATCCAGAGTCATTTTACTGTGCATATCTTGATCTCAGCTGTATAGTATTTACTTGATAGCATAAAATGTAAGTTTAAATCTGCCCATTTGTTTTAGGTTCATGGTGAAACCCTGGATATCATCATGAAGGGGATGCGGGTAGGACTTCTGATCGGACATGAAGGCACTTTGCATGATGCTTTTCCTCTTGAAATCTTCAGTGTGGCTGTAGTGGTAGAGGAGAAGATCATTCTTCACGGCCTCAGAGATGTGCCTACTGGTTTTGCTATGCTAATGGGCACCATCTACTGCCTTAATCTGGAATACCCTCGCAGTATGAAGTACTCATTTGaatttatgcaaagagtcatcATGAAGATAAAACCCAACCAGTGCTCTGCTAGGATACATGGACTTAGAAACAGACTGCTGCGGAATTGTGTATAGACTGCTGACTGCACATCTCAAACTGGGAGGAGGAAATGGTCACACTGCAATGTTAAATATTGCTTCCACAGAGCCAGTGATGTATTTTTAGGCAAGTAGAGAGAGGGATAGAGAATAAGGGGGAGAGAAGGTGAGGTAAGTAGAGAGAGGGATAGAGAGTAAGGGGGGAGACAGAAGGTGAGGCAAGAAGAGAGGGATAGAGAGTAAGGGGGAAGAGAAGGTGAGGTAAGTAGAGAGAGGGATAGAGAGTAAGGGGGGAGAGAAGGTGAGGCAAGTAGAGAGAAGGATAGAGAGTAAGGGGGGAGACAGAAGGTGAGGCAAATAGAGAGTAAGGGTGGAGAGAATGTGAGGCAAGTAGAGAGAGGGATAGAGAGTATGGGGGAGAGAAGGTGAGGCAAGTAGAGAGAGGGATAGAGAGTAAGGGGGGAGAGGAGGCGAGGCAAGTAGAGAGAGGGATAGAGAGTAAGGGGGAAGACAGAAGGTGAGGCATGTAGAAAGGGTGTTAAATATTGCTTTCACAGAGCCAGTGATGTATCTTCATGTtcttattttgcttttaaaacaatgTAGTTTGAATGTTGGTCAGGAGTTGTCAAtgttacatgtttttaaaacaagGATGCTATGTTAAGTACTGCTTCTTCTTACAACGAGGCAATTTGAAAATTTGTCTTGAAAAAGAGGGAGAGTGAGGGAAGGGAGATTGAAAAAGATGGTGTGAGGCAAGTAGAGAGAGGGATAGAGAGTAAGGGGGGAGAGAAGGTGAGGCAAGTAGAGAGAGGGATAGAGAGTAAGAGAGAAGGCCAGGATAGCGAGATGCAAATGTAAAGACTGA
This window of the Paramormyrops kingsleyae isolate MSU_618 chromosome 1, PKINGS_0.4, whole genome shotgun sequence genome carries:
- the LOC111845645 gene encoding uncharacterized protein isoform X2, with translation MDELRRILDKCNPNFICELKTRWESFYGKAQFYGVFKKVLRPPTTQDKVTQSITMMKALPEMFPSPVAPPKKMRNPSEALVYVLEISTEFQRIVTTDLLQSFLDGLDDLVPSLLELYKAGVTSSRRLTLSSILQCLHKEDTNQNRRTAALLGLPHFFSEDTSEIIRMCDVHGETLDIIMKGMRVGLLIGHEGTLHDAFPLEIFSVAVVVEEKIILHGLRDVPTGFAMLMGTIYCLNLEYPRSMKYSFEFMQRVIMKIKPNQCSARIHGLRNRLLRNCV
- the LOC111845645 gene encoding uncharacterized protein isoform X1, with the translated sequence MRRTHDRISPEFIAVHSVVGNYEMCGSTSFLVSKFGFGFSTDASIVDEVMDELRRILDKCNPNFICELKTRWESFYGKAQFYGVFKKVLRPPTTQDKVTQSITMMKALPEMFPSPVAPPKKMRNPSEALVYVLEISTEFQRIVTTDLLQSFLDGLDDLVPSLLELYKAGVTSSRRLTLSSILQCLHKEDTNQNRRTAALLGLPHFFSEDTSEIIRMCDVHGETLDIIMKGMRVGLLIGHEGTLHDAFPLEIFSVAVVVEEKIILHGLRDVPTGFAMLMGTIYCLNLEYPRSMKYSFEFMQRVIMKIKPNQCSARIHGLRNRLLRNCV